The genomic stretch aaattttaattaatatgaatGATGTATGCATAtaatatgtaaaaaaaataaaaatactgaAATAATAGTTCAAATCATACTTCAAGCAACAACATGTCTTTGAAGATAAGCCATAAAGAGTGATATTAGATCTCCAATTGAAGTTTGATAAATATTGAGTTGATTATCATGAATTAACGGCATATTTACTTTAGAATCTAATATGGACCTATTTGTAAAATTTTTAATTCTAAAGAAGATAAatgatagtagtagtagtttctCATTTATAAAGTGATAACTTGAATTCATGAGTTGGAGAAAAAacattttactaattaaattatgtttcattattaataaaatatttctaCAAAGGACATATTGGTAATATTGAAAATCACAAGCTATCAAACATAATATTCTAGATAAAAcgtataaaaatataaaataacagTAGCaatatactagtaatataaGATAAAAAAGGACTTTTATCTCAAATTAAATCGATTTAAAACCAAATTACTAATATTGTGCATTCTCCTAATATATAGAGAATGATTGATGTAAAAGCTACTCCATTTCTTTATCATATATATAAAAGATTGTATAGAACATATAAAACTCTGtagtaaaattaattaaataaaaataaaaacaaaaataaaaataaaaattactactactccTATTTTGCTCACGTAGCAAGAAAAATACATGGCTGCAAATGATTTCAActataataacaaaaaaaatgaagttttGTTAAACAATCTGTATATATGcgttatcattttttaaaatatagacaacaataaaaatatataaaatgaaaaaaattggaGGTCGGCGTCGGTAGTCCATCCACAGTTGGACACCCAAGCAAATGTAGATCCCTCCCAAACCCAAACTGGCGATGGTTATTTTCGTGtccatattttattctctcccGCTTTTTGTTTACTTTTTCCTACCCATTAAGTAACTGTTATTATTATTACGTACATTATCACattaacaataaattaaataagtaatGGAATAGCATTTGCATATGGGACGCAACCTCCCTGTCTTTGGCCATATTCATTCAACCACCGCAATTTTTTTTCCCGGTTTCTTTTAAGCCTATACAATCAATAAATCAATCAAAGGATAATCGCACCTCCATCTCTAATTTCGCCGGCTGTAATTCATCGTTTTATTTTCCCTTCACGTCGACCCTTATTTTCCCTCGTTTAATTTTGCCTTAATTTGATGTTTTCCCGTTCAATTGTTGCGGATCGTTGTAATCCTACTCGCTGACATGTCGTGTGATTtcaattttctaattatttatggGTAATCTGAGGATCTTACTGATGAAACTTTAAAGATTGTTAGCTTTACAGACGTAGGATTGGGAAATCGATTTTCGGTTTTTGAGTTTCTGGAATTTTGTTGGGGATTGGTAATTTTTTTGCGTGAACAACTCGTACGATACTTACTTGAAAGTTTAATTTGAAGCAAGTTAGTAATCTGAAGAGTTTAATCAAAACGCCGAACTGAATTTGGGTCGGTGAAGTTGTAGCTCATGATTTTGAAGACTATATATTGGCTTTCTCTCCCCTGTAAGCATTGAATGAGGACTTGTGTTTgctttcttgtttgctactgaGTTTGTAGATCTGTAGATGAAATGTGACCCTCTTATATCGTGGCAATTTTGCTGAATGATACTAACAGTTGGGTTAGATTTAGGTCAGCAAGCTTTTGTTAGCGTATTTGATGTTGCTGCATTCTGGTTTCAGTGTTTGCATTTCTTTGTTCCTTTTTGTATATAAGTTGTTGAGTGATATTTCCTTGTCATTGTTTTAATTGCAAAGTTGGATCTTATGCAAATGACCTTTTTTGTTCCATAATACAACTGCAGGTTGTGGGACTCACTGGTGATTGGGGATCCACAAATATGCAATAATTCTTAACTTGAAGCCTTATTACTCTTGAGAATTTTAGGGCACTGCTTGTCTGAATAGTTGTTTGAAAAGCTCGTCAAGGCTTGCCGTCAACTAAAGATTGTTTTGTGTCATTTGCTAAATCAGAACGTTATAAGATTCAGACCCTGTGTTTTAAGGTTCTGAAGCTGCCAGTAAAAGAGAAATCTCGGTGCCTTTTAGCGGTGAGTAAACCTAATATGGCCGATATCAATGTGTACAGGAATAGGCTATTACCTTCATAACATTTCAAGTTATGTTACATGATGGGATTACGTGACATTCCGTGTCATATGGATATTTGCAAACTTATGTATCAGCTGAAACTGTGTAGTGGTTTAAAATGAACTCAGTGCTCCTTGGTTTTATCTATGAATGGTCTGGGATTCCGGGGTGGGGTTTGGATAGTGTATGAAGCAGATCCCAGTCCTTCACTGTTTCAGATCAGTAAGGGATGATGAgtcttaattattttttggtAAGTAGTTGCCTCTTTTGGTTTGTTACCCCTATGAGGACTCGTTTAGTGATTTTGGTGCTTGCAATGTAGAGATGCGTTGCTAGTGGCAGATCACTAAGAATCATTCCTTGCAAACTTGTGATATGTTCACATATATCTCACCTGTTGTTAGGGGTCACAGCGAAATGTAAAATTATGATATCTCTTTTAAAGATGGTCTAATTTTACTGCTGGTATGTGTTTTGGATGATGACCAATAATGtttgaatttgtaattttgtttaAATCTCAATGTTTCAGCATGGAATAAAACATGTCTAATCAACTTAATAAACTTGTCCTTGTCCTgttctttttcctttattttctgTGTAATTGAGGCACTctactaaaatgaaaatttaagtTTTTGTATATCTACATACCTCAATTTAAAGAGCTTCCTCTTGGGCTTTCTTTTAGATCTATTGAGgatctttattatttttgtgGATTTGGTAATGACATGTAGAATAGATGAATTGTGGTCTTACAGCAATGAAGTTGAATTCTTTGGAGGTTGGGAAAACATTTTGTTTGATGCTCTTATTTGTGTATGACCAGATGAATTGATAATTCGGTAAGAGATATGAAATTAATCGCTATCTAGAATTCAGCTGGATGCCTGCAATAGTTCATTCCTCTCCCTCCttcagtgtgtgtgtgtgtgtacgCTCATTTTCACTTCAATTGAAACTCCCATTTGTTTTATGAAATGATAATTATTTGCATCAATGCTCCCACTTCATAATGTTGTCTTCAGAGTGtgttttttgttgttgtgcATTAAAATTGTGTGCTAATGCATtcaatattagtaatatatcgCAGTGCCCATAAATGGCTAGTAGGAAAAGAAGCATATCACATGATTCAGATGTGTCTCATCTGTACAAGGAATTGGATGAAGCCTTATGTCCCATATGCATGGACCACCCCCACAATGCTGTTCTTCTCATTTGCAGTTCCCATGTTAAGAGCTGCCGCTCGTACATATGTGATACTAGCTATAGGCATTCAAATTGTTTGGATCGTTTTAAAAAACTGAAAGAGGAAAATGTAGACAACTTGTCTGCAACTAGTTTGGCATCTGAAGGTAGTCATGACTCTGTTTTGAGTGGGAATTTGGACCTGACAGTGATGACAGATCATGCAAATCACACACAGACACGAACTAGCATGGTACAGATTGGCATGCCTCAAGGAGATTCGGGTGGGCAGAGCACCCACAATGTTAATCTGAGTTCTGGTGAAGGAGAAGGAAGAGTTTGGGAAAACCTTGATATTGGGGAACCCAACATGGAGAAATCTGAAGAAGTGTCAAAATTGAGATGCCCTCTATGCCGTGGGAAGGTTTTGGGCTGGAAAGTTGTTGAGGAGGCTAGAAAGCACCTGAACCTAAAGACTAGAAGCTGCTCTCATGAATCGTGTCTGTTCTCTGGTAGTTACAGGGAGCTGCGTAGGCATGCAAGAAGGGTTCATCCAACAGTGCGCCCGGCTGATGTCGATCCATCTAGACAGAGAGCCTGGCATCGGCTTGAAGGTCAGCGGGAGTACAATGATATTGTTAGTGCAATTCGTTCAGCCATGCCAGGGGCTGTTGTCTTTGGTGACTATGTGGTGGATGGTGGGGATAGGCTGTCAGGTGAAAGAGATAGAAATGGAGGTGCTGGTGAGGGTAGCCGGTTGTTGAGCACGTTATTCCTGTTTCAGATGTTTGGTTCACTGGAACCTGGCGCTGAACCAAGAGGTGGCCGGTCAAGACAGTTAGCAAGACATCGCCGAGCTGCTGGAACCTCTTCCAGACGTCGCTATCTCTGGGGTGAAAATCTATTGGGCCATCACAATGACGACGATGATGACGATGACCAGGATCATGATACAGACCTTAATATAATGAGTGATCTTGGTGATAATGCTCCTCCAAATCCAAGACGGCGTCGGAGGCTAACACGTGCTGAGTCGGATGAAGGTCTACAATAGGGAAGCATAAATTGCATGTAGCTCGAAGAAGCTCGTGTTGGGTCTTGTCTGACCTGATGAGATGCAGGTGACCTCGTGATGAAGATTCGGCATATATGACCGACACAAGGGTATAATGTACCAGATCTACCCAGAATAGTGAACGTGTCAACGTGCGTTATATTTGGCCTGTTCATATATAAGATGTGCTTTTTCCCCACATGATAGGGAAAGAATAATGAAGAACCTCTTTTATTGTCATTCTTTTCAGCTGCTCAAAATGTGTGACCTTTCTCTGTCCTTTATCTTACACTGGATTGGTATTATAACCTTTCAGCTTCCACTTGTATCATCTAAAATGTCATTTCTCTTTAGGTTATTCATGTTCTATACTTGTCTTTCCTCTCTTATCTTCTCTTGAGCTTGGAAATGTGGAACGTGGGACTATCTTGTATAGTTTAGTAAACTGTCGAAGGTCTTACTTTGGTAATAGTTTTTAGTATCATCGTCTACATGAACTATGTTTGAGATTTAAATCTCGTTGACGTTCAAATCGTTGTATGTTTGGGAATCTTTTTTTAATCGAGGTAGTCTTGTTTATCTCGTGTGCCTTCAATGGGCTTTTTTAGGGAGTGCTTACTTTAGGTGATTGATTATATCAAATACTCGATCCATCAGAAGTAATTTAATGTGATCTCTGAACAGGAATTGTCCCAAAAAAAAGGAACTTTCTACAACTAAAACTTCGATTGTTTATATAATGCATTGCAATACTGAGTCCAAGACCATAAACCGGTTATTAATACGAGATGCAAGGATTGCTAATACAAATCATCCCAAATCACACTTCCATTAAGGATTTGCAATTGATACACATACATTATCCACTGGCTGGGCGTGCATTGGTGAGGTCATCGACGCAATCCCCTCTTTCAAGCACAGCAGCAGCACCCATGCCTGAACCTGCAAATCCCAGTAACAGATGTCATATATACTCTTTCTCATGTATAAAATCTGATCCACTTTGTACTACAGCAAAGGGAGGATCGATTACCTATGCACATAGATATGACACCAAATCGACAATCCTTGCCACGACGTTTCATCTCATTAAGTATTGTAGCAACACAACGAGCACCTGAGTGAGAAAACAGATTGTTCATCAATCAATCCAACCAGTCATCACTCTCTTGGTCTGATGTTGCAATCATGCATTACCTGTAGCTCCCAAGGGATGTCCAAGGGCAATTGCTCCTCCGTTTACATTTACTTTTTCAGTATCAAGGTCTAGCGTTTTGCAGCAATAAACGAACTGGGAAGCGAACGCCTGTACATCAATGGCAATCAGATGATTTTGAAGTTGCCAAAGTACTGCTACTGTTATAATTCACCCAAATACCTCATTTATCTCGAACAAGTCAATGTCCTTAAGTTCGAGACCAGCTGACTTGACTGCGGCTGGGATAGCAACAGCTGGGCCGATACCCATGACACCAGGCTCCACGCCCACAGCAGCAAAACTCCTACAGGCAAATTACATTAAGGAAAGAAAAGTCAACAAGCTTGCAAACCAGATCAAGCCAGTTATCGTACATGCATTATATGCTTAATAAAGAGAACATGGTAAAAATATTGGTATAAAGACTTCCCCAGAGTGAAGCTGGCACACTATTATTATCATGTTTCTGTTTTATGAAAACCTATTATGTTTGCACACAATGAAGATGATACCAAATGAAGAAATTATGAGGAGAATGTCAAGGATATGAGTAGTCCGCAAAAAGAACACGCACGCCAAACTAATTTGTAAAGTTATGAACCGGATTTTGTAATGTTTATTTTGCTTCTTTCAAGTAAGTTGTTAATGTAGATTTATGAGATATGATAGGGGTTAACCTTTCTATCCATGATCTAGCCATGTAGGTGCAAAATTAAAGAACCATGTAATACACTAGATAAAAATTTCAAGTACTAGAGTATCAAGTGTAGAGATCCACAAGGAGATGTTCACCTAAATATGCCAAGAATCGGAAGCCCCTTTTGCATAGCTAAACTTCGTTTCATCAACAGAACAGCTCCTGCACCATCACTCACCTGACTTGCATTTCCTGCGAAATCAGAAGGTTATCTTAGTCATAACCCAACACAAGAAAGTACAATGTTTTCATCTACCAGGTAGTTCAAATTGCAAAATAAGGTAAATAATTCTTTTACCAGCTGTTGTAGTTCCGTTGCTCTTGAATGCAGGCTTCAACTTTGCCAGGTCTCTCATGTTTGTGGTTGGTCGAACCCCATCATCTACCGAGATTACAACAGGTTTTGCCTCACCCGTTTTAGGGTCAACAATCTTCAAAGAAATATTTTATGAGCCGAAACAACCTAAGGCAATATCTATCACATTAATAAGTACATTACAAGTTCAGTTTTACCTTAGTGGAAACTGGAACTATTTCATCTTTAAATTTCCCAGCTGCAATTGCAGCTGCAGCTTGTTGATGGGAGACAACCTGTTTCCATTTCAAGTAGGGAATGTCATTCACCGGTCTGAGTTAAAAATATATCGACTTTTAACAACAATGAAGAAAACTCACAGCAGCTTGATCCTGTTCTTCCCGAGTTACTCCAAAGCGTTGTGCAACATTTTCAGAAGTAATACCCATTGGAAGGAGACAGTCACGAGCTTGAGTGAAAATGTCTTTCTGCGAACAGCAAATGGCAGTGGAAATAGTAAGTTCTCCGAGGCCTAACAGGCTTTTTGCAGATAGAATAATAATATAGAATATAATTTGCACATACTTTTGGGTTATCCGACTTGAACCTGTCGACATTGTCTACCGACATAGACTCCAATCCAGCAGCAATGCCTGTACATTGTCAATAATGACCAATGGTCAGTATAAGGCATTTTAACCTTTATTGAGAGCAACTCATTCTTACCTATATCATAATATCCCGCTTTTATGAAGGCAGCAACATCAGCAACAGCCTGGAGACCAGAAGAACATTGTCTATTGACTGTTCTGAGAGGTACGGAATCTGTTTAGAAATGAAGTTTCAGAATTGGTGAGGAGCAACCTAAGGAACAGGTTGTAACAAGATTCAAAGAAACTTGAAAGATAACATGAAATGTAAGAAAGGAAGTGAGATTTTGCATTCGGATAAAATATACTACCAGGAAAACCAGCATAGAAAGCTGCCATCCGGCACTCAATTGCTCTGAGTGAACCTGGAGCCAGGACAGTTCCTACAACTATATCTCCTACCTCTGAGGGATTGAGGTTTGTTCTATCAATCACCGCCTGTAATCAGGAGAAGATACAAAATGAAAAAGCGAAGAACACCATGGTTGACAAAAAAGGTACTCCTGTACCTAATTCAAGAATCAAACCAGAGCAACATCTGACAACAAATAACATATTAGGAAAGCTTCAGCTAAGGTGTTCTCTTGTCAACTTTGAGTTATCAAACCCATTTTCGGGGACTATTTTTGCAGAAAAGAGAACTATCATATACCTAATTCTATAATCAAACTAGAGTATCATTTGAAAACAAATAACAAGAAACAAGTAGAAAATCAAATCTTGTCCCGCCTGATGGTTGTCTTTGAATGAAAACTAAAGCTTACTTTTAGTACAGTGGCAAGCAAATCATCTGGAAGGGTATCCTTGAATCCCCCTCGCTTAGCTTTGCATATGGCAGTTCGATAAGCACTGCAAGACGCCAAAGATACATGAAGCATTTAGTAATTTGAAACTTTTCACAAGTCCATATAGCAGTAAACAAAAGATTGCACAATGATTGAAGTAAGGTGACTCACGCAACAATAACAATGTCATCTCCAAAAGCAGTTGTTCTTTGATAGGCCCCACCATCCCCTGCCGAACATATGGATTGCTGTTCAGAGAAATCATGATGATGAATGGGGTTAAGATTTCATATAATTACAATACTACAACAACGTGATGCCTCAAGATCATTAGTATGCTCTTCTGTAACGTCGGCTGATAATTGTACAACACTAAAAGCTAATTACATTGAGTTAAGAGAGTTCGAAATAAgcatacttttatttttaatcacgTCAATTCAACGCTCGTAACAATCTTCTATATGTTGTTTACAATGAGCAATTACTTACTAGTACTTCATTTTACATTcaccttttattttttaatcatgtCAATTCAAGGCTCGTAACAAATCTTCTATATCAAGTTGTTTAACTAAAGAAAATATTGTTGTCTGTTGAGGTTAAAATTTTCAGAAAGTGTAAATTTGGTACGAAGGTTACTGCTCTGGATGAGACAAAATAAGTGATGTCTAAAATTTTCCAAGATAAGATCACAGCCTCTACAATTGCAAACCAAAACATCGATCAGGATTCGGAATAGCTGGCGATATCACCGAGGATCACAACATTCGAATAAAATCTAGCAATTCAATCTGAAGAAACACGCCTCAAATGGAGTTcatatccaaaaaaaatagcATAAAATAGTCCACATCAATAATTGCAATCACATACGAATTGATTGAATCAAGACatatggagagagaaagaaggagagAGACTCACGAATAGAGAAGATTGAGGGTTATGGCGAGAATAGGAAGTGGGTTGCAAATGCTCCAGCAGAACTCTCTGTCTGTTAAGTGCTTTCTCCATTCTCTCTTCACTCTCTCACTCTCGTTCTCTATTCTCTATTCGATTTGTTTGAGATAGTTGACTTCAAATAGTACAAACAGAAATTGCACAACAACCACATCCATACGAACATGCTCAAGGGTactaccattctattattcaatttaaataaaaaatattttcacaatattaaaatatattaaaaatactcggaatactattacaaattataaaaaaattaaaaatttcataattaaagtcttaaaaattacataatttaaatcctaaaaattaaaagttacataattgaattcataaagttaaaaaaactcactactcgtagccgaatttcgctcaaatagatgatgaatgtgtgtatttatagatgattttgagattaatttttttaaaaaaaattcaaaaaaaagagtaataaaacggctatatttttgggaatccgaatatatatatattttttattttttgatattattttcgattttaaaaaaagaaaaaaaaatgttaccAGCCAATAGAaagcgccacgtcgccctgttCAACGGCACGGaagtgctcgatgcatcgaccagcgccgtgccagcggcaagagcacagcagcGGACAGGGGGTTGCCGCGCTAGATGCACGGACACCGTCCTTGTGGGAGAGCACCGCTGCGAATGCTCTTAGTCGAGGTAGTATACGGATTATATGTGTGGACGGTGTAAATTGCAATCAAGCTTCCCGGTAATTTGTCTTCACGTTTTTCACAAGTCCTTTTTTGAATGGTGAGAGAAATATTGGGGTTTTGTTGTTTTATCATCTTATAGACTATAGTACACTAATACAAGTAACGTATACGAAGCATTTCGTCACTTTTTATGCGTCTGAAATTTAAGTAAAGCTAAAATTCTGATGTACTGTATGAAACTAGGGAAAATAAACTTAAATTTCCTCACAGTTcttgtatatttattttgttgtttcactatataaaagttttattttaataaatcttAGTACCAAAAACGTTTGATTTCCCCTTATGGATGCCATGAAGTTTTGATTAGCATAAGTTCTTCAGATTCATTTATTTGAATAGTAGTCGTAATAGTAAGTaacaattataaaaaaaaagaagcgaaTTAGTTAAATAAGgatcaaacaaaaaaggaaatattatTTACTGACATGTAGTAGTAAATCTGTATCAACTGGGAATATGACCA from Salvia splendens isolate huo1 chromosome 4, SspV2, whole genome shotgun sequence encodes the following:
- the LOC121798532 gene encoding uncharacterized protein LOC121798532, which gives rise to MASRKRSISHDSDVSHLYKELDEALCPICMDHPHNAVLLICSSHVKSCRSYICDTSYRHSNCLDRFKKLKEENVDNLSATSLASEGSHDSVLSGNLDLTVMTDHANHTQTRTSMVQIGMPQGDSGGQSTHNVNLSSGEGEGRVWENLDIGEPNMEKSEEVSKLRCPLCRGKVLGWKVVEEARKHLNLKTRSCSHESCLFSGSYRELRRHARRVHPTVRPADVDPSRQRAWHRLEGQREYNDIVSAIRSAMPGAVVFGDYVVDGGDRLSGERDRNGGAGEGSRLLSTLFLFQMFGSLEPGAEPRGGRSRQLARHRRAAGTSSRRRYLWGENLLGHHNDDDDDDDQDHDTDLNIMSDLGDNAPPNPRRRRRLTRAESDEGLQ
- the LOC121801304 gene encoding 3-ketoacyl CoA thiolase 1, peroxisomal-like; the protein is MEKALNRQRVLLEHLQPTSYSRHNPQSSLFQSICSAGDGGAYQRTTAFGDDIVIVAAYRTAICKAKRGGFKDTLPDDLLATVLKAVIDRTNLNPSEVGDIVVGTVLAPGSLRAIECRMAAFYAGFPDSVPLRTVNRQCSSGLQAVADVAAFIKAGYYDIGIAAGLESMSVDNVDRFKSDNPKKDIFTQARDCLLPMGITSENVAQRFGVTREEQDQAAVVSHQQAAAAIAAGKFKDEIVPVSTKIVDPKTGEAKPVVISVDDGVRPTTNMRDLAKLKPAFKSNGTTTAGNASQVSDGAGAVLLMKRSLAMQKGLPILGIFRSFAAVGVEPGVMGIGPAVAIPAAVKSAGLELKDIDLFEINEAFASQFVYCCKTLDLDTEKVNVNGGAIALGHPLGATGARCVATILNEMKRRGKDCRFGVISMCIGSGMGAAAVLERGDCVDDLTNARPASG